A single genomic interval of Acetobacteraceae bacterium harbors:
- a CDS encoding tyrosine recombinase, producing the protein MKSSSRHVEAFLEMLAAERNAASQTRAAYETDLRHFTSFMASQGLDVEDAVMQAESGRVEAYMQSLGKDGLSARTAARRLACLRQFFQFCVRESWRKDDPTAKIESPSLGLVLPKFLNEAEIERLLEDGTRGHDDPRRDLVSRAALELLYSAGLRISELLNLPARIALSESAMIPIRGKGGRERLIPISEKARESILALQAHDAALRSKWLFPGRDPQRHLTRQGFDKILHQCALRAGIDPARLSPHVLRHSFATHLLERGADLRALQTLLGHADIATTQLYTHVLQARLQELVETHHPLARNVDC; encoded by the coding sequence GTGAAATCATCATCTCGTCACGTTGAAGCCTTTCTGGAAATGCTGGCCGCTGAACGCAACGCGGCATCGCAAACGCGCGCGGCTTATGAAACGGACCTCCGTCATTTTACCAGCTTCATGGCGTCACAGGGCCTGGATGTTGAGGACGCGGTGATGCAGGCTGAGAGCGGCCGCGTTGAAGCTTACATGCAAAGTTTGGGCAAGGATGGATTGTCAGCCCGGACGGCAGCACGCCGCCTGGCCTGTCTGCGGCAGTTTTTCCAGTTCTGCGTCCGTGAATCGTGGCGGAAGGATGACCCGACGGCTAAAATCGAGAGCCCTTCCCTGGGCCTCGTTCTACCCAAATTTCTGAATGAGGCGGAAATTGAGCGCCTCCTTGAGGATGGCACGCGCGGCCATGATGACCCGCGTCGCGACCTGGTCTCCCGCGCGGCTTTGGAATTGCTTTACAGTGCGGGGCTGCGTATTTCCGAATTGCTGAATTTGCCCGCCCGGATCGCTTTATCCGAGTCGGCGATGATTCCGATACGCGGTAAAGGGGGGCGGGAGCGGTTGATCCCGATTTCAGAGAAAGCCCGCGAATCGATTCTGGCATTGCAGGCGCATGACGCGGCGTTGCGGAGCAAATGGCTTTTCCCCGGGCGCGACCCACAACGTCATCTGACGCGACAGGGATTCGATAAAATCCTGCATCAATGCGCCCTTCGTGCGGGGATTGACCCCGCGCGCCTGTCACCACACGTCTTGAGGCACTCCTTTGCCACGCATCTGCTTGAGCGCGGCGCGGATCTTCGCGCTTTACAGACGCTTCTCGGCCATGCGGATATCGCGACAACACAGCTTTACACGCATGTCCTGCAGGCGCGTCTGCAGGAGCTTGTGGAGACACATCATCCCCTTGCACGCAACGTGGATTGTTGA
- a CDS encoding acetyl-CoA carboxylase carboxyltransferase subunit alpha, translating into MLQYLDFEKPVAELENKIAEFRQMVKDGGGINISDEITKLSGKVEKQLRMLYAKLTPWQKVLVARHAQRPQAMQYFDALLTDFTPLAGDRLGYDDQAIIGGMGRLEGRPVIVIGTQRGYDTESRLKHNFGMPKPEGYRKAQRLVDLAGRFKMPILTFVDTSGAWPGIDAEARGQAEAIAQSVACFLGAPVLTIATIIGEGGSGGAVALAATNSVMMLEHSIYSVIAPEGAASILWRDPKQASVAAEALKLTAPDLLKLKLIDRVIEEPVGGAQRRPEEAIKSVGAALHEELERLTQLEPGVLLSQRRVKFLSMGHTH; encoded by the coding sequence ATGCTTCAATATCTCGACTTCGAAAAGCCCGTCGCGGAGCTTGAAAATAAAATCGCCGAATTTCGACAGATGGTCAAAGACGGTGGGGGCATCAACATCTCTGATGAGATTACCAAGCTCTCCGGGAAGGTGGAAAAGCAGTTACGCATGCTCTACGCCAAATTGACCCCATGGCAGAAAGTTCTGGTCGCGCGGCATGCACAGCGTCCTCAGGCAATGCAATATTTCGATGCGCTCCTGACCGACTTCACACCATTGGCAGGCGACCGGCTTGGCTATGACGATCAGGCCATAATCGGGGGTATGGGCCGACTGGAGGGCCGCCCTGTCATCGTAATTGGCACGCAGCGTGGCTATGACACTGAGTCACGCCTGAAACATAATTTCGGCATGCCCAAGCCGGAAGGGTATCGCAAGGCCCAGCGTCTCGTTGATCTGGCGGGGCGCTTCAAAATGCCGATTCTCACATTTGTTGACACGTCCGGCGCGTGGCCCGGCATTGATGCTGAGGCGCGCGGGCAGGCGGAGGCCATTGCACAATCTGTCGCGTGTTTCCTTGGTGCGCCTGTGCTGACGATTGCGACAATCATCGGTGAGGGTGGGTCTGGCGGCGCGGTGGCGCTGGCGGCGACGAACAGCGTGATGATGCTGGAGCATTCGATTTACTCCGTCATCGCCCCTGAGGGTGCGGCCTCGATCCTCTGGCGGGACCCGAAACAGGCCTCTGTCGCGGCGGAAGCCCTTAAATTGACGGCGCCTGACCTCTTGAAACTGAAACTGATTGACCGCGTGATTGAGGAGCCTGTGGGTGGCGCGCAGCGGCGACCGGAAGAGGCGATCAAATCTGTCGGTGCGGCTCTCCATGAGGAGCTTGAGCGCCTCACCCAATTGGAACCGGGCGTGCTGCTTTCGCAGCGCCGGGTTAAATTCCTGTCAATGGGGCATACGCATTAG
- a CDS encoding GNAT family N-acetyltransferase: MGSRPDAQQPALPYPLGLAESWITGTQRQAQAGTAWHFAMERDGTLLDCIGVTFEKLRKAARIGYWVGRAHWGQGIATQAVQAVLKWAFARLTIERVYAEVAEDNQASISVLARAGFRQVGADIRHLVARRGRQPVLIFETTAPCPREHRHLKD; this comes from the coding sequence TTGGGAAGTCGTCCGGATGCTCAGCAACCTGCCCTTCCCTACCCACTCGGGCTGGCTGAAAGCTGGATCACCGGCACGCAGCGTCAGGCCCAGGCCGGAACGGCATGGCACTTCGCGATGGAGCGGGACGGCACACTGCTCGACTGTATCGGCGTCACGTTTGAGAAATTACGGAAGGCGGCGCGCATTGGTTATTGGGTAGGCCGGGCGCATTGGGGGCAGGGCATCGCCACCCAGGCCGTGCAGGCCGTTTTGAAATGGGCCTTCGCACGGCTCACTATTGAACGCGTTTATGCGGAAGTCGCTGAGGATAACCAGGCGTCAATTTCCGTCCTCGCTCGCGCGGGCTTCCGTCAGGTTGGGGCGGATATTCGGCATCTCGTGGCCCGCAGGGGCCGCCAGCCGGTCCTTATCTTCGAAACGACAGCCCCCTGCCCCAGAGAGCACCGCCACCTCAAAGACTGA
- a CDS encoding molybdopterin-binding protein: MPAKTCLVVIGNEILSGRNQDANTIFIARRLAELGIALESVHIIPDHAARIVETVNLCRAAYDYVFTMGGIEPTHDDITAGCIADTFGMHSVALVAKGYAPDRVEAASQEIRQLFIELGATPEEGEPSIN; the protein is encoded by the coding sequence ATGCCGGCCAAAACCTGTCTTGTTGTCATCGGCAACGAAATACTCTCGGGTCGTAATCAGGATGCCAATACGATATTTATTGCGCGCCGTCTCGCCGAACTTGGCATTGCTCTCGAAAGCGTGCACATCATCCCCGACCACGCCGCACGCATTGTTGAAACGGTCAATCTGTGCCGCGCTGCTTACGACTATGTTTTTACGATGGGTGGGATAGAGCCGACCCATGATGACATTACCGCAGGGTGCATCGCCGACACTTTCGGCATGCACAGCGTGGCCCTCGTTGCCAAGGGTTACGCGCCGGACCGCGTGGAGGCGGCGAGTCAGGAGATCCGACAGCTCTTTATCGAACTCGGCGCGACACCCGAGGAAGGCGAACCGTCCATCAACTGA
- the rpoZ gene encoding DNA-directed RNA polymerase subunit omega, whose amino-acid sequence MARVTVEDCIEKIPNRFELVLLASQRARAVARGEEILVARDNDKNPVVALREIANEKLNLTHLEEGIVRSLTRAPEPEPVDEEVLDLIPTDQNIFGLQDVTADEEQAHLAEGGAERGFSIQGARPRS is encoded by the coding sequence ATGGCTCGCGTCACCGTTGAAGATTGCATTGAGAAAATCCCCAACCGATTCGAGTTGGTTCTGCTCGCATCTCAACGTGCGCGTGCTGTGGCCCGCGGTGAGGAGATCCTCGTCGCTCGGGACAATGACAAAAATCCGGTCGTCGCCCTTCGTGAAATCGCTAATGAGAAGCTGAATCTGACCCATCTGGAAGAGGGAATTGTCCGTTCCCTCACCCGCGCGCCAGAGCCGGAGCCGGTGGATGAGGAAGTTCTGGACTTGATCCCGACCGATCAGAATATTTTCGGTCTTCAGGATGTCACCGCGGATGAAGAGCAGGCTCATCTGGCCGAAGGCGGCGCGGAGCGTGGCTTCTCCATTCAGGGTGCCCGCCCGCGCAGTTGA
- the yajC gene encoding preprotein translocase subunit YajC codes for MLTNSGIVQFLPLIIVFVIFYFLLIRPQQARQKELKLKLGGLRRGDRIVTSGGIIATVILAKENDPEIDIEIAPETRVKLLRANVATVLSSSAKPANDIKKPK; via the coding sequence ATGCTTACAAATAGTGGGATTGTTCAGTTTCTTCCGCTGATCATCGTTTTCGTCATATTTTATTTTCTGCTGATCCGCCCGCAACAGGCGCGTCAGAAGGAGCTTAAACTGAAGCTTGGGGGACTTCGGCGCGGTGACCGCATTGTGACGTCTGGCGGGATCATCGCCACAGTTATTCTCGCGAAGGAAAACGATCCCGAAATTGACATTGAAATCGCGCCGGAAACACGTGTGAAACTCCTCCGTGCGAATGTCGCCACAGTGTTGAGCAGCAGCGCGAAACCGGCGAATGACATTAAAAAACCGAAATAG
- a CDS encoding SMP-30/gluconolactonase/LRE family protein produces MDSQLAVPQLQCTTALRTQLGEGPIWVAEREALYFFDIVNKNLYRLRPRHNALKTWATPLRPVFVVPTDAGLLLVGMEDGLYLFDETEGDFTCIQPIPMADGDHTRLNDACVDAEGRLWFGTMDEEEKEGKGILFCFKAVPGGYAVSQHDDDFIVTNSPSVTSDGRTLYVSDTPRGVIYCHRLSPDGTLSDKMVFAKFNDGEGERMVSSVMLMAIYGHPHGGSKIIVFRPDGSRRLEMLLPSPNMTKVAFTGPKLSTVYATSARQNLSEESLAQYPEAGGLFSGETPFRGIETRLFRCLAV; encoded by the coding sequence ATGGATTCACAACTTGCCGTGCCGCAGCTTCAATGCACGACCGCACTTCGGACGCAACTCGGAGAGGGGCCAATATGGGTCGCGGAACGTGAGGCGCTCTATTTTTTCGATATAGTGAATAAGAACCTCTATCGCCTTCGCCCGCGTCACAATGCCCTTAAAACCTGGGCAACACCTTTGAGGCCGGTTTTTGTTGTGCCAACCGATGCGGGGTTACTTCTCGTCGGGATGGAAGATGGATTATATCTCTTTGATGAGACGGAGGGTGACTTCACCTGCATCCAACCCATCCCGATGGCCGATGGGGATCACACCCGCCTGAATGATGCCTGTGTCGATGCGGAGGGGCGCCTCTGGTTCGGAACAATGGATGAGGAGGAGAAAGAGGGGAAAGGCATTCTCTTCTGCTTCAAGGCTGTGCCGGGAGGATACGCCGTCAGCCAGCATGATGATGACTTCATCGTAACGAATAGCCCTTCCGTAACGTCTGACGGCAGAACGCTTTATGTCAGTGACACTCCGCGCGGGGTGATCTACTGCCATAGATTATCGCCGGATGGCACGTTGTCGGACAAAATGGTTTTCGCGAAGTTCAATGATGGGGAAGGGGAGCGGATGGTGTCGTCTGTGATGCTGATGGCAATCTATGGGCATCCTCATGGGGGCAGCAAAATTATCGTCTTCCGGCCTGATGGGTCACGCCGCCTGGAAATGCTTCTTCCGAGCCCGAATATGACAAAAGTGGCTTTTACCGGCCCCAAACTCTCGACTGTTTATGCGACGTCAGCACGTCAGAACCTGTCGGAAGAATCACTGGCACAATATCCTGAAGCAGGCGGCCTGTTCTCAGGGGAGACGCCATTTCGCGGGATCGAAACGCGTCTTTTCAGATGTCTTGCCGTCTGA
- the rpsD gene encoding 30S ribosomal protein S4 yields the protein MSKRQESKYKINRRLGVNLWGRAKSPVNKREYGPGQHGQRRKQKPSDYSVQLMAKQKLKGYYGNISEKQFRRYYDEAVRRKGDTSENLIDLLERRLDAVIYRLKFVITPFAARQFVSHGHITVNGRKVNIPSFLVRDGDVIEVREKSKQLAIVLDAAQSGERDVPEYIEADHRQMKGKFLRTPRLTDVPYPVQMEPNLVVEFYSR from the coding sequence ATGAGCAAGCGCCAGGAAAGCAAATATAAGATTAACCGTCGCCTTGGGGTCAACCTTTGGGGACGTGCCAAATCGCCGGTCAATAAGCGTGAATATGGGCCGGGCCAGCACGGACAGCGCCGCAAGCAGAAGCCGTCAGATTACTCTGTGCAGCTGATGGCGAAGCAGAAGCTGAAGGGCTATTACGGCAATATTAGCGAGAAGCAGTTTCGCCGCTATTATGATGAGGCTGTGCGCCGCAAGGGTGATACCTCAGAAAACCTGATTGACCTGCTTGAGCGTCGCCTTGACGCGGTGATTTACCGCCTCAAATTCGTGATCACGCCTTTTGCGGCGCGTCAGTTTGTCAGCCATGGCCATATCACGGTCAACGGGCGTAAAGTGAATATCCCTTCTTTCCTCGTGCGTGATGGTGACGTCATCGAAGTGCGTGAGAAAAGCAAGCAGCTGGCCATCGTCCTTGACGCCGCGCAAAGCGGTGAGCGTGACGTGCCTGAATATATCGAGGCTGATCATCGCCAGATGAAAGGCAAGTTCCTCCGCACGCCACGTCTGACAGATGTGCCATATCCGGTGCAGATGGAACCGAACCTCGTCGTCGAGTTCTATTCTCGCTAA
- a CDS encoding (deoxy)nucleoside triphosphate pyrophosphohydrolase — MSDTETGKRLILVVAVALIDADGRILLATRPEGKNMVGLWEFPGGKVEAGETPEAALIRELREELGIGINPSCLSPFTFASHDIGAGHLLMPLYLCRAWSGTPVAKEGQALAWVRPSEMARYNMPEADAPLIPLLQSLL; from the coding sequence ATGTCTGATACAGAAACCGGGAAACGCCTCATCCTCGTCGTCGCCGTTGCTCTCATCGATGCGGATGGGCGCATTTTGCTCGCAACCCGCCCGGAGGGTAAAAATATGGTCGGGTTATGGGAGTTCCCCGGCGGCAAGGTAGAAGCCGGAGAAACGCCGGAAGCCGCGCTGATACGGGAGTTACGCGAGGAGTTGGGTATCGGGATCAACCCGTCCTGCCTCTCTCCCTTCACCTTTGCGTCCCACGATATTGGCGCGGGTCATTTGCTCATGCCGCTTTATCTCTGCCGCGCCTGGTCTGGCACGCCGGTTGCAAAAGAGGGCCAGGCCCTCGCATGGGTCCGTCCCTCCGAGATGGCGCGTTACAACATGCCGGAAGCTGACGCGCCCCTCATCCCTCTCCTCCAGTCACTCCTTTAA
- the aroB gene encoding 3-dehydroquinate synthase translates to MTTKSATPLMTPKDAVAGQADRRKPASIPRVIVLIGLMGTGKTTIGRRLAHTLDLPFIDADHEIERAAGCSVSEIFDRHGEAAFREGERRVIQRLLDGRPMVLATGGGAFMNPQTRQIIRENGHSVWLRCPLNILRKRLEGRPGRPLLADGNTSDVLETLRETRHHIYAEADIIVDCGDETVRSAVERVVMALSSHNPPSRLPIALPDNAYDIVIGSDVLDRAGALLAPILQQRRAVIVTDARVAPLYLSRLEASLHEVGFETHAEIIPGGEESKSFKQYTQLCGNVLTHGVERRTVIIGLGGGVVGDLSGFVAATLLRGVPFVQIPTTLLAQVDSSVGGKTSINTARGKNLVGAFHQPSAVLTDISTLKTLPRRERVAGYAEIVKAGLIGDRDLFAWCEANGAALLDGDEQTVQEGVRRACAFKASVVLEDEREISPHNGRALLNLGHSFGHALEAEFHYDGRLLHGEAVSIGLHLAALLSVRKNYCDASVLTRIDHHLKSHGMPCTLSDLPHPLSAARLTTHMARDKKMVDRRIMLILLHDIGDAFTTKDVDLDDVKQFLVSEGCDN, encoded by the coding sequence ATGACCACCAAATCTGCAACGCCCTTGATGACTCCAAAAGATGCCGTCGCAGGACAAGCTGACAGGCGGAAGCCTGCGTCCATCCCGCGCGTCATCGTGCTGATCGGCCTGATGGGCACGGGCAAGACGACGATCGGCCGTCGATTGGCGCACACTCTGGACCTGCCCTTTATCGACGCGGATCATGAGATCGAACGCGCAGCCGGGTGCAGCGTCTCCGAAATATTTGATCGACATGGCGAAGCGGCCTTCCGTGAGGGTGAGCGACGCGTCATACAGCGCCTCCTTGACGGACGGCCCATGGTGCTCGCAACGGGGGGCGGTGCTTTCATGAACCCCCAGACAAGACAGATCATCCGGGAAAACGGCCATTCCGTCTGGCTTCGCTGCCCTCTCAACATTCTGCGCAAACGGCTTGAGGGGCGCCCCGGTCGCCCGTTACTGGCCGACGGCAACACCTCGGACGTGCTGGAAACCTTGAGGGAAACACGCCATCACATTTATGCTGAGGCTGATATCATCGTCGATTGCGGCGATGAAACCGTCCGTTCCGCGGTTGAACGGGTCGTGATGGCCCTCTCATCCCATAACCCGCCTTCCCGCCTTCCGATTGCACTCCCCGATAACGCTTACGATATCGTGATCGGCAGCGATGTTCTCGACCGCGCCGGCGCGCTGCTCGCGCCAATTCTGCAACAGCGCCGTGCCGTAATTGTCACGGATGCACGGGTCGCCCCCCTCTATCTCTCCCGGCTGGAGGCTTCATTGCATGAAGTCGGGTTTGAAACCCATGCGGAGATCATCCCTGGCGGCGAGGAATCCAAGTCTTTCAAGCAATATACCCAACTCTGTGGAAACGTGCTGACGCACGGAGTTGAACGTCGCACGGTAATCATCGGGTTGGGTGGCGGTGTTGTCGGTGATCTCAGCGGCTTCGTCGCCGCGACACTCTTACGCGGCGTGCCTTTCGTGCAGATTCCGACGACCTTGCTGGCGCAGGTTGATAGCTCTGTCGGGGGGAAAACCAGCATTAATACAGCGCGCGGCAAAAACCTTGTTGGTGCCTTTCATCAGCCGAGCGCCGTCCTAACCGACATATCCACGTTAAAAACCCTGCCACGACGGGAGCGCGTCGCGGGGTATGCTGAGATTGTGAAAGCCGGGTTGATCGGTGACCGTGACCTTTTTGCCTGGTGTGAGGCAAATGGCGCTGCCCTGCTGGATGGGGATGAACAGACCGTCCAGGAAGGCGTCCGGCGCGCCTGCGCTTTCAAAGCGTCCGTCGTGTTAGAGGATGAGCGGGAAATCTCTCCGCATAATGGTCGTGCCCTGCTGAATCTTGGCCATAGTTTTGGCCATGCGCTTGAGGCCGAATTTCATTATGATGGACGCCTTCTGCATGGTGAAGCCGTGTCCATCGGCCTGCACCTCGCAGCCCTCCTCTCCGTCCGGAAAAATTATTGCGACGCCTCGGTTTTGACTCGTATCGACCACCATCTGAAGTCGCATGGCATGCCGTGCACCCTGTCCGACCTCCCGCATCCCTTGAGTGCAGCCCGCCTGACCACGCATATGGCGCGAGACAAGAAAATGGTCGATCGGAGAATCATGTTGATTCTCCTCCATGATATTGGGGATGCGTTTACAACTAAAGATGTAGATCTCGATGATGTAAAACAGTTTTTAGTTTCTGAAGGATGTGATAATTGA
- a CDS encoding superoxide dismutase, whose product MAFELPPLPFEASALAKRNMCQETLEFHHGKHHQAYVTALNSLVESKPDYQGKSLEEIILAARKNVDDTPVFNNAGQHLNHCICWKSLSPEGGKLPGRLEAKINEDFGSVDAFKTAFKAAATTQFGSGWAWLVLEKDGKLAVTKTANAASPLSEDQDKILLCADVWEHAYYIDYRNRRPDYISNFLDNLANYAFAEANLLAA is encoded by the coding sequence ATGGCCTTTGAACTGCCCCCATTGCCATTTGAGGCAAGCGCCCTTGCAAAGAGAAATATGTGCCAGGAGACGCTCGAATTTCACCATGGCAAGCATCATCAGGCTTATGTCACGGCTCTGAATAGCCTCGTCGAGTCCAAACCTGACTATCAGGGCAAATCCCTGGAGGAAATCATTCTTGCAGCGCGCAAGAATGTGGATGACACGCCCGTCTTCAATAATGCCGGCCAGCACCTCAATCACTGCATCTGCTGGAAAAGCCTGTCCCCTGAGGGCGGAAAGCTCCCCGGTCGTCTGGAGGCGAAAATCAATGAGGATTTCGGCAGTGTCGACGCGTTCAAGACCGCGTTTAAAGCCGCTGCTACAACGCAATTCGGGTCAGGCTGGGCGTGGCTTGTCCTCGAGAAAGATGGCAAGCTTGCCGTGACAAAAACAGCGAATGCGGCCAGTCCCCTCTCGGAAGATCAGGACAAAATCCTTCTCTGCGCCGATGTGTGGGAACACGCTTATTACATTGATTATCGGAACCGCCGTCCCGATTACATCTCCAACTTTCTGGATAATCTCGCCAATTACGCGTTTGCTGAAGCAAACCTTCTGGCAGCCTGA
- a CDS encoding OmpA family protein, translating into MRLRTALLAMTAMVAAPVVASASTITGPYVNIGAGYNLVQNQHAHFAPGSFADGSDNAGGTVGNLRHKNGYTGFASFGWGFGNGLRAEVESVYNWSQINHRGGTAIPGSTSGHDRSYGGFINVLYDIDLTRFGLNLPMTPYVGVGAGYLWQTYDFSTTYTNGAANSLNQTRGGFAYQGIVGAPWDIPGVPGLAVTTEYRMIGQTFGAGAYTSGTTNAAGSYQGNVNFDHRFNHQFILGMRYAFDTAPPPPPPAAVVTPPAVALARTYLVFFDWDKATLTSRASEIVRQAAEASTHVQTTRIEVNGYTDNSAAHPGARGQRYNLGLSKRRAEAVKAGLIHNGVPETAIDIHGYGEQHPLVPTGPNTREPQNRRVEIILR; encoded by the coding sequence ATGCGTCTGCGCACGGCACTTCTTGCCATGACGGCAATGGTCGCTGCCCCTGTGGTAGCATCGGCCAGCACCATCACCGGCCCCTACGTCAATATTGGCGCCGGTTATAATCTTGTTCAAAATCAGCACGCGCACTTCGCGCCCGGCTCCTTCGCTGATGGCTCCGACAATGCGGGTGGCACCGTAGGTAACCTGCGCCACAAAAATGGCTACACAGGTTTTGCGTCGTTCGGCTGGGGCTTCGGCAACGGTCTGCGCGCTGAGGTTGAGAGCGTCTATAACTGGTCGCAAATCAACCACCGCGGCGGCACGGCTATCCCCGGTTCGACAAGCGGTCATGACCGGTCTTACGGCGGTTTCATCAATGTCCTGTACGACATTGACCTCACCCGCTTCGGTCTTAATCTGCCGATGACACCTTATGTCGGTGTCGGTGCCGGTTATCTTTGGCAGACCTATGACTTCTCGACGACCTACACAAACGGCGCTGCCAACAGCCTGAACCAGACCCGCGGTGGCTTTGCCTATCAGGGCATCGTCGGTGCGCCTTGGGACATCCCAGGCGTTCCCGGTCTTGCTGTCACGACGGAATACCGTATGATTGGCCAGACCTTCGGCGCAGGCGCTTACACGTCGGGCACAACCAACGCGGCAGGCTCCTATCAGGGCAATGTCAATTTCGACCACCGCTTCAATCACCAGTTCATTCTGGGTATGCGGTATGCGTTTGACACAGCCCCACCGCCCCCGCCGCCGGCTGCTGTCGTGACGCCGCCTGCGGTTGCTCTGGCACGCACCTACCTGGTCTTCTTTGACTGGGATAAGGCGACACTGACATCCCGCGCGAGCGAGATCGTCCGTCAGGCTGCTGAAGCTTCAACGCACGTCCAGACGACCCGCATCGAAGTTAACGGTTATACCGATAACTCCGCGGCTCACCCGGGTGCGCGCGGCCAGCGTTACAATCTCGGCCTATCCAAACGTCGTGCGGAAGCTGTCAAGGCTGGTCTGATCCATAACGGTGTTCCGGAAACGGCGATCGACATCCACGGCTATGGTGAGCAGCATCCGCTGGTCCCGACGGGTCCCAACACCCGTGAGCCTCAGAACCGTCGCGTTGAAATTATCCTGCGATAA
- a CDS encoding NYN domain-containing protein codes for MFDKNEKTSLFINGSSLYFAARNLGFEVDYRMVLDFFRLKSRLMRAFYYIAIPETEDYSPLKPLTDWLAYNGYSLVTKTVREFTDQGGRKRLKGNMDVEIAVDLMEQPRHIDHAMIFSGDSDLRRVTEAVQRRGVRVTVISSLRSMRNGTTVPSLMPSEKPLSSRHHPGTKQPDGDHQVHDVVMPRRAW; via the coding sequence ATGTTTGATAAGAATGAAAAAACATCTCTCTTCATCAATGGTTCTAGCCTGTATTTCGCTGCGCGAAATCTGGGATTCGAAGTCGATTATAGAATGGTGCTTGATTTTTTTCGTTTGAAATCCCGACTTATGCGCGCGTTTTATTACATCGCCATACCTGAGACAGAGGATTATTCCCCGTTAAAGCCGCTGACAGACTGGCTGGCCTATAACGGTTATTCCCTTGTCACCAAAACAGTGCGGGAATTTACAGATCAAGGCGGGCGCAAACGCCTCAAAGGCAATATGGATGTCGAGATCGCGGTCGATCTTATGGAGCAGCCGCGCCATATTGACCACGCCATGATCTTCAGCGGGGATTCCGATCTCAGACGTGTAACGGAGGCCGTGCAACGGCGCGGTGTACGCGTGACAGTTATCTCATCCTTGCGCAGCATGCGCAACGGGACTACAGTGCCGTCCTTGATGCCCTCGGAAAAACCATTGTCATCAAGACATCATCCGGGCACGAAACAACCTGACGGAGATCACCAAGTGCACGATGTCGTCATGCCACGTCGCGCATGGTGA